TGCGCCTGCGTCTGGGTTCTCCTGGCCTGCGCGGCTTCGCGGTCAAGGTGCATCTCCAGGTCTGCGCCTTTGACCTGCAGGCGGATGACGTCGCCCTCTTGCACATTGCATGGGAGGGACGCGAGGGTCCAGTCCTCAACCTGGCCGTCCTCGCGTTCGACGCGGGCGTAGTGGCCCTCAATGGCGTCGACGATCAGCGTCCCGGTCAGCATGGGCTCGGGCGGGTCCTGAGGCATGCCTCAGGGTAATGGCCGGGGACGCTTCAGGAGCGCGGGAGCCCTTCAGTCGGCCTTCACCGGGTGCCGCGCAACCCCCGGACAGCAACACGTTTCCCCGATTGTGGCTCAAGGGGTGTTCACGAAGCCCACGTCCACCCCAGCGTCAGGTATGACGGAATGGGAGACACCATGGTTGAGCTTTCCCAGATGCTGGCCGCCGTGTGGCCCCAGCGCGCGGGTCCCCCGACGCCGCGCGCGTGGTCCGGACGCGGGAGAGGTGCCGGGCCGCGCCGTACGCGGGGGGCCCGGCCATAGGCACTTCCCTCCCACCTGTGGACCTGCGGCGTCTGGCCGGGCCCTTTGACCTGATCGGCGACGTGCACGGCTGCCACCAGGAAGTCCTGGACCTGCTCGGTGGGCTGGACTACCGGCTGAACCCGGACGGGCAACTGCTCCCTCCACCGGGCCGGACCGCCGTGTTCCTGGGCGACCTGACGGACCGCGGCCCGGACGCGGTGGGTGTCCTTCGGCTCGTGATGGGAATGGTGGAGGCAGGCCGGGCACTGTGCGTGCTTGGCAACCATGACGAGAAGCTGCGCCGCCGCTTGGAGGGACGGCGGGTAAGCACCGACAACGGCCTGGGGGAGACGCTCGAGCAGCTGTGGGCAGAACCTGGTGCCTTCCGCCGCCGCGTCCGGCTCTTTCTGGACGCGCGGCCCGCGCACCTGCTGCTGGCCGGCGGGCGGCTGGTGGCGGCCCACGCGGGCCTGAGGGCGGACTTGCAGGGACGGCGCACCCGGGAGGCGTGGGCGTTCGCCGTGTACGGCGACACGACGGGAGAACGTGACGAATTCGGGCATCCGGTCCGCCGGGACTGGGCTGCGGCGTATGGGGGAGCGGCGCTGGTCGTGTACGGTCACACGCCGGTCCACCGCGCGCGCTGGATGAACAATACGGTAAACATCGATACGGGCTGCGCGTTTGGAGGTGCGCTCACGGCGCTGCGGTACGACCCTCACGAAGGAGGGGAGCCCGAGCTCAGCCTCCGGAGCGTACGCGCCCACCGGGTGTACTGGCCTTCTCCGTCGTTCGCGGTGGACCTTGCCGACGGGGAACAGCTGTAGACCGGGCGCAATCAGGCGCTTGCGGCTGCAGCGCGTCCGCCCCGCTCCACGGTCCCGCCTGCTTGAGGGCGGGATTGCAGGGCGAACGGCGTGAAAGCTGGTCGGAAGGAGGAGGCGCCGCGTGACGTGGTCGCACAATTCAAACTGGGCCTGGTGCTTCTGGTGAAGCTCGCGCAGCGGGTGCTGCTCCCACAGCGAGGCGGCCAGCGCCGCCGCACGCGCGGCGTATGGCCCACAGCGGATAGGGAAAGGCCCAGTTCATCTGGGACGTCGCGGGGCGAACTGGCAGACGTCTCTCTTAACCCCAACGGGACCCGGTGCGCTGGAGCGGCCCCGTTGGGGTGGTGTACGCCTCACAGGTGGCAGGCCGCGCCAATGAAGTGGCGCGACGTTCTCACCGCCTCAGCGAACACCACGCCTGGGGGAGGGCCAGGCCCGCCGGTCTGGACGTTGGATAAAGCGCGGTGCTAGCCCTGCTGTCCGTCGTCGTCCCCGACGTCCTCAGGAACGCTTGCCCGCAGTGCCCGCGTTTCTCCGCCCGTGGAGCGGACCTCGTACCGGCCCGCCTCTCCAGCGATCAGCACGCTTTCAAAGCGGCCCAGCCGCACGCTCTCTTCTCCGCAGCGCACCTCGATTTCGCCCCCTGTGGCCGTCACGACGTGCGCCGACTGCCCAAGGGTGTCGCCCGTCAGGGCTTCGCCGCCCAGCTGCAGCACCTCCAGCGCGAAGAAGGGGCAGCGGACCGTCTCTTGCGCCGCTGTGCCCGAAAACGTGGGAGGCGGCGTGACCTCCGGTACCTGCGCCGGGTCCGTCACCTCCACGGACTCCTCGATGTGGAGGGAGCGCCCCGCGCTCGCCGGGCGGTCCCAGTCGTAGACGCGGTAGGTGGTGTCGCTGACCTGCTGGACCTCGTACAGCAGCGTTCCCGGTCCCAGGGCATGCAGCGTTCCCGCCGGGATAAAGACCGTCTCGCCCGGCTGCACCTCCCGCCGCAGGCCCACGTCCAGCACCTGCCCTTCCCGAATGGCGCGGGCGAGCGCGTTCCGCGTGGTGCCCGGCTTCACCCCAGCCAGGATGCTCGCCCCCGGTTCCACCTCCAGAAAGTGCCACGCCTCGGTCTTGCCGTACTCGCCGGGTCCCACCAGCCGGGCGGCCTGCTCGTCGTTGGGGTGGACCTGCACCGAGAGCCAGTCGGCGCAGTCGAGCAACTTGATCAGCAGTGGAAAGCGCAGGGAGCGCCGCGCCACGGCGCGGCCGAGCAAGGCTGCGCCGCGTTCTGCGGCCAACTCGCCCACCGTGTGGTCCTCCTCCCCCTCCACACGGCTGCCCTCGTAGGCGATCCAGGCTTCCCCGACGGGAGGTTGCCCGGGACGCAGGTTTTGGCCTCCCCAGACCCGCTCGCGGTACTGGGGTTCCAGACGGTAGAGGTGGCGGAAGGGCAAGGCAGTCATGCCCGTCAGCGTAAGGCAGCCCAGGAGGTATGGTGGCAGGCATATGTCTCTCCTCCCGGTGCGTCCATGATCCACACACCTTACGCTGCCCGCGACGACCGCTACGACTCCATGATCTACCGGCGCTGCGGGCGCAGCGGTTTGAAACTGCCCGCCATCTCGCTGGGGTTGTGGCACAACTTCGGCGGCGTGGACCGCCGCGAGAACGCCCGCGCCATGCTGCGCCGCGCCTTTGACCTGGGCGTGACCCACTTCGATCTCGCCAACAACTACGGCCCGCCTCCCGGCAGCGCCGAGGAAACCTTCGGCTGGGCACTGGCACGCGACCTGCGCCCCTACCGCGACGAACTCGTCATCGCCACCAAGGCGGGCTACGACATGTGGGAAGGCCCCTACGGCAACTGGGGCTCACGCAAGTACCTGGTCTCCAGCCTGGACCAGAGCCTGAAACGCATGGGCCTGGACCACGTGGACATCTTCTACCACCACCGCCCGGACCCCGAAACGCCGCTGGAAGAAACGGTGTCGGCCCTGGACCACATCGTGCGCAGCGGGCGGGCGCTGTATGTGGGCATCAGCAACTACAAGCCGGAGCAGACCCGCGAGGCGGCGCGGCTGCTGCGCGGGCTGGGCACGCCCTGCCTGATTCACCAGCCGAGCTACTCCATGCTCAACCGCTGGGTGGAGGGCGGCCTGCTGGACGTCCTGCGCGAGGAGGGCGTCGGTTCGGTTGTGTTCAGCCCGCTGCACCAGGGCCTGCTGACAGACCGGTACCTGCACGGCCTCCCCGCCGACTCACGCGCGGTGGCCTCGGGGCGGTTTCTGCGCCCCGAACACGTCACGGACGAGGTGCTGGGCCGCACCCGGCAGCTCGATGAGCTGGCGCGGGAGCGGAATCAGACCCTCGCCCAGCTGGCCCTGGCGTGGGTGCTGCGCCGCCCCGAGGTCACGTCGGCCCTTATTGGCGCGAGCCGCCCCGAACAGATCGACGACGCGGTGGGGGCGCTGCGGGGCCTGGACTTCAGCGGCGCCGAACTGGAGCGGATCGAAACCATTCTGAAGGGCTGAGGGACGGTTCAGATGGCCTCGCCGTCCTGAAAGGGCCGCAGGACCTCCGCCACGCCTCCGGTCCTCACCCTCCCTTCCGGAAGGTGCGGCCGGACGGCCTCCGGTTCCCAGGTATAGACCCATACCGGCAGCGCCGTTCCTCCGGCCAGCGCGCGCACCTCGGTCAGCACGTCCCCGTCCACCCGCGTGAGGTAGAGCAGCAGCAGGTGTTCCGCCTGCAGCCGCTGTACCGGGGTGTCCGGACAGAAGAGGCCCAGTTCTCCCGTGTGCAGGAGCTGCAGCGTCGTCCAGACCTGGGTGTCCCCAGTCTCTTCCCGGAGGCGGCTGGCGGCCACCCGCCGCGTCCGCAGGTAGGCGAACTCGCCCCCAAGGCCCGTCACCGCGACCTGCCCCGAGCGGCTGCGGGCGGTGTAGCCCGCGATCGCCCGCGCCACCCGCTCACGCGTCACGTCCCGGCAGACGTTGCGTTCCGGGGCTCCGGGCCCCGCCTCTGTGGAGGACACCAGCATAAAGCGCCGCTCCGGCTCCGCCTGCTGCTCGGCGTTTAGCGCGAGCACCGCGTGGGCTGTGGTGCCGCTGCCCGCGAAGAAGTCGAGGACCAGGTCCCCCGGTCCCGTCGCCTGCCTCAGCAGCGATTGCAGCAGTGACAGCGGTTTGGGATAGCTGAACTCGGCCCCGGTGCCCTGCAACATCTGGCCGAGCAGCGCCGTTCCGTCGGCGTTCAGGCCGCTTCGCAAAATGGTGGCGCCCTCCTCGTTCGCCGCCTCCCGCAGTCCGGCGATCCAGGTGGACACCGGCTTGCTGGTCGTCCTCATCTCCGACCGGAAGCGTTTGTAGCCCAGTGTGCCGAAGCCCACGCGTTTGCCCACATAGAAGGCGAGGTACTCTTCCTCCTCCTCGGGGGTATCGAACAGCCCGAGCCGCAGAAAACGGGGAGCGTGGCCCGCCCGGATGGCCTCCCGCAGCGCCGCGGCGCTGGGGTACACCGCAGGAGGCTGCCGGCGTGGAAATACCACCCGGCCTTCCGCGACGAGCTGCTCCATCGTCTGCCGCCGCAGCTTCTGGCCGGGGCGGGTCTGCCCCGCTGAAGCGAAGGCCCAGACCCGCGCGGGGTTGGGGGGATACCACACGTCCTCTGCGGGATCGTGGACCGCGTAGAATCCATTGGGCCGCTGGCGGTAGGTGTGCGGTTTGCTGAGGTCTCCATTTTTCCAGGGGTCCGGGTTGCCGGGATCGAATTCCCGGTAGTCGTCCAGCGCCTTGGCGGTCCCCGCGAATGAAAAGCCCGGCCGCGCGTAACACAGCACGTACTCGTGATCCACAGTCACAAACGTGTCCGGCACCGCGTTGCTGCCGTTGCGCCGCCGCCACACGAACGTCGCCACCCGGCCCCCGGGAAACAAGCCGTCGAGCATCAATGTCAGCGGGGCCACCTCGTTGTCGTCGATGGACACCAGCAGCACGCCGTCTTCCCGCAGCAGGTCCCGGGCCAGGTGCAGCCGGCGGTACATGAACTCCAGCCAGGCCGAGTGTTCGAACCGGTGCTCGCGCTGCCCGAAGCGGTCGTGATACGTGACTTCCTGCCCACCCGTGTTGTACGGCGGGTCGATGTAGATGCACTTGACCTGCCCCCGGTGCGTGAGCCGCAGGGACCGCAGCGCATCGAAGTTGTCCCCCTCGATGATCAGGTTGCGGTGGGGTTCGCCGCCCACCCCCAGCTCCTCCACCGGCTCCAGCGTCACCACTTCCCCCCGCAACGTCTCCTCATGCCTGGCCGCGTCCCGCTCCCAGACCAGTCCAAATGTGCGCTCGGCGTCACGCCGCTCAAGCAGTGTCAGCAACTCATCCCGGCTGAGGTGGTCGTAGGGCGTTTCCCGGCTCACCGCGTCAGCTTAGCAATCCTCCATGGCCTTCCTGAATATATACGAATCTGCAATGCCTCTTCTCCCGTCCCCTATTTCCACCTCCAGATGCCTCCACTGACGCAAAAGCGCTCCAACCCAGGAAAGCTTTTGCCAAGGCAATGGCCTCACGGGGAGACGCCGCTCTGACCTCGCCTGGAGGAGGCAGGCCGTCCACTCGGCAACGGTCTTGACGCTTCTCCCGGCGCACCTAGGGCCAAGCGCCCGCTCACCGCCGCGGTGGGTGGGCGTTGCGGATCACCAGGAGCAGGATTCACGGCCAAGGAACGGCACGCGGGCCGGACCCACGGTCGGGCAGCGCCGAGGGCGTCCAGGAGCACCGTGCTGTCATGGCGCCAGTCGCCATACAGCGCAGCTGAGCGTGCAGTGCCTGTGGCGCCGGGAGGAAGCGTGCGCGCCCCCGGCTTTGCCCCGGTTGGTGGGGTTGCTGCCCAGGGCTTCCGGCGCACCAGCCCCCTTTTTCCCAGCGGGGCTTTGAGCATGCGGCTTGCTCCCAGTGTCAGGCCGCACTCCCGCGCGCATTCGTGTGCCACCCCGGCGCACAACCGTTCGTGGACAGTGGATTCCGGGCTGTCTCCCGGGTGGAAGATCGGTCACCAGGACAGGGGCCTCCAGCCCTCACTTGCCACCCCGTGTTCTGGTCATTGTTCCCACCTCGTTGGGCCCGTGTCGTCGCTCGCCTTCCCGAGGGAGACAGCCTTCTGGTGACGTTTCAAGGAGAAAACAACTATGTATATATTTACTTCGGCAAGGGCAGGAACTCGAACACGTGCCCCTCGGGATCCCGCACTGCGAGCTGTTCGCCGGTCTCCACGTGGGGCAGCCCCTCGGCCCGCACCCGGGCCAGGACCGCGGGAACATCGGCGTAGAACTGCAGCAGCGCGTGGTCCCCACCAAACATGTCGGCCAGCCCCACCTGCGGGTCCCAGGCATACAGCCAGCGCCGGGGGGTGCCGTTTCCGTCGTGCTCGGGCTCCGGGCCCAGGGTGAACTGCGCGAAGTCCCGGTCCGGCTGCTCCTTGGCCAGGGCAAAACCGTAGGCGCGCGGCAACCGGGCCAGCATGGCGGGGTAATCGCTAAAGGCGATGGCCGCTTCGCGCAGGCCCATCACAGGCAGGGCATGGGGAGGGCACGGCCTGGGTACAGGGGGAAGGGCGGGCTGGCGCTCGTCCGCCCGGTTGACACCACGCAACTCCAGGCCGTGCCCGAAGGGATCGAAAAAGTAGACGGTCGGGTCCGGCCGCTCGGGGGTACCGAGGTCAATCTCGGTCCATTCCAGCCCGTGCTCGTCCAGTAGACTCTTGCAGCGCTCCAGATCGTCCGGCTCAATCTGCCACGCGTAATGCAGGTGCGAGGCCCCCCGCGCGTGCAGTGGCGCGAGGCGAGGCGCGCTCGCCTGGCGGGTCACGGGCTTCCAGAGGGTCAGGGTCTGGGCGAGGTTCACCCGAAACCGGGCCGTCTGCCGGACCTCGTCCAGGGCTTCGAGGTCCAACCCCAGCACCTGGGTATAAAAACGCACTCCGCGGGGCAGGTGGTTGACTTCCAGCGTGATGCCGGCGAGGTCGAGAATGGGCGAGGTAGACATGCGGCCAGGGTAGACGCCCGCTGGGCCCGGCCGTCTTGAGCGGGCCTTTCGGGTACGCTGCGGAGCATGAGCGACTCCGCTTCTTCCCCGGCAAATCCGGCCGCATCGCCTGAACGCGACGCCACCGAACGGGCGCACCTCGACTTTACCCGGCGGCTGAGCTACGGCGACTACCTGCGGGTGGACGCCTTGCTCGGCGCGCACCAGCCGCTGACCGGCGCGCACGACGAGCACCTCTTTATCACGGTGCACCACGTCTCCGAGCTGTGGCTGGACCTGGTGGTGCGCGAGCTGCGCGCGGCGATGGACCTGCTGTCGGCGGGCGTGACCGACACGCCGCTGAAGATGCTCTCGCGGGTGGTGCGCGCCCAGGAGCAGCTCACGGCGGCGTGGTCCGTCCTCAAGACGATGACGCCCGCCGACTACCTGCAGTTCCGGGGTTCGTTCGGCGAGGCGTCGGGGTTTCAGTCGGCTGGGTACCGCATGGTGGAGATCTTGCTGGGCAACCGCAACCCCACGCTGCTGCGGCCCTTCACGCACCGCCCGGACCTGTACGGCCCGCTGGACGCGGCGCTGCACGCGCCGAGCGTCTATGACCTCACCTTGCGGCTGCTCGCGGCGCGGGGCCTGGCCATTCCGGCCGAGGTGCTGGAGCGTGACCCGACCGGTCCCCACGGGGAGCACCCCGAGGTGCTCGCCGCATGGCTCACGGTCTACCGCGACACCGAGCGCTACTGGGACCTGTACGAGCTGGCCGAGAAACTGCTGGACGTGGAGGACAATTTCCGCGCCTGGCGCTTCAATCACCTCACCACCGTGGAGCGCACCATCGGCTTCAAGGCCGGCAGTGGCGGCACGAGCGGGGCCGGCTACCTGCGCCGCGCCCTGAGCGTCGTGCTGTTTCCCGAGCTGTGGCAGGTGCGCACCAGCCTGTAGTGTTCCCGCACCCGCTCTATCCTGCAGCGATGAGGGGAGCCGTGCAGGTCTCGCGCCACGCCGCTGCCGCCCTGTGGCACGCGCTACCGCGCCTGATGTTGGTCAGCGTCGTTTGGGCGGCCGTTGCCTGGCCGCTCGTGACGTTGGGGGCCGTCACCCTGGCCGCCTACGCCTGGCTGCGCCGGGCCCTGCTGGAAGTGGCGGACGAGCGCCGCGAGGGGGACGCCGGGGGACCCGTCATTCCCGACGAGCCGTTTGCCTCACTGCCGCGGTTTCTGCTTCGCCTGTGGTGGCCCGGCACGCTGTGGGCCGGTCTGAACGCCGGACTGCTCGCGGCGGTGTGGGCGGACCTGACGCTGTGGCGAACGCAACCGGGAGCGCTGGGAGGCGCGCTGGCCGGCGTAGGCGGCGTGCTGCTCGGCTGGCTGTGGCTGGCGCTGCAACCCTACCTGCTCGACGCGCTGGCCGAAGGGCTGCCCCTGCCCCGCGCCGTTGGAGAAGCCGCGCGCATCCTGCTCGCGTATCCGCTGTACAGCCAGCTGTGTGCCGTACCGCCCCTGCTGCTCGCTGCCACCTG
This is a stretch of genomic DNA from Deinococcus hopiensis KR-140. It encodes these proteins:
- the mgrA gene encoding L-glyceraldehyde 3-phosphate reductase, with product MIHTPYAARDDRYDSMIYRRCGRSGLKLPAISLGLWHNFGGVDRRENARAMLRRAFDLGVTHFDLANNYGPPPGSAEETFGWALARDLRPYRDELVIATKAGYDMWEGPYGNWGSRKYLVSSLDQSLKRMGLDHVDIFYHHRPDPETPLEETVSALDHIVRSGRALYVGISNYKPEQTREAARLLRGLGTPCLIHQPSYSMLNRWVEGGLLDVLREEGVGSVVFSPLHQGLLTDRYLHGLPADSRAVASGRFLRPEHVTDEVLGRTRQLDELARERNQTLAQLALAWVLRRPEVTSALIGASRPEQIDDAVGALRGLDFSGAELERIETILKG
- a CDS encoding site-specific DNA-methyltransferase, producing MSRETPYDHLSRDELLTLLERRDAERTFGLVWERDAARHEETLRGEVVTLEPVEELGVGGEPHRNLIIEGDNFDALRSLRLTHRGQVKCIYIDPPYNTGGQEVTYHDRFGQREHRFEHSAWLEFMYRRLHLARDLLREDGVLLVSIDDNEVAPLTLMLDGLFPGGRVATFVWRRRNGSNAVPDTFVTVDHEYVLCYARPGFSFAGTAKALDDYREFDPGNPDPWKNGDLSKPHTYRQRPNGFYAVHDPAEDVWYPPNPARVWAFASAGQTRPGQKLRRQTMEQLVAEGRVVFPRRQPPAVYPSAAALREAIRAGHAPRFLRLGLFDTPEEEEEYLAFYVGKRVGFGTLGYKRFRSEMRTTSKPVSTWIAGLREAANEEGATILRSGLNADGTALLGQMLQGTGAEFSYPKPLSLLQSLLRQATGPGDLVLDFFAGSGTTAHAVLALNAEQQAEPERRFMLVSSTEAGPGAPERNVCRDVTRERVARAIAGYTARSRSGQVAVTGLGGEFAYLRTRRVAASRLREETGDTQVWTTLQLLHTGELGLFCPDTPVQRLQAEHLLLLYLTRVDGDVLTEVRALAGGTALPVWVYTWEPEAVRPHLPEGRVRTGGVAEVLRPFQDGEAI
- a CDS encoding type I phosphomannose isomerase catalytic subunit, translated to MTALPFRHLYRLEPQYRERVWGGQNLRPGQPPVGEAWIAYEGSRVEGEEDHTVGELAAERGAALLGRAVARRSLRFPLLIKLLDCADWLSVQVHPNDEQAARLVGPGEYGKTEAWHFLEVEPGASILAGVKPGTTRNALARAIREGQVLDVGLRREVQPGETVFIPAGTLHALGPGTLLYEVQQVSDTTYRVYDWDRPASAGRSLHIEESVEVTDPAQVPEVTPPPTFSGTAAQETVRCPFFALEVLQLGGEALTGDTLGQSAHVVTATGGEIEVRCGEESVRLGRFESVLIAGEAGRYEVRSTGGETRALRASVPEDVGDDDGQQG
- a CDS encoding tryptophan 2,3-dioxygenase; this translates as MSDSASSPANPAASPERDATERAHLDFTRRLSYGDYLRVDALLGAHQPLTGAHDEHLFITVHHVSELWLDLVVRELRAAMDLLSAGVTDTPLKMLSRVVRAQEQLTAAWSVLKTMTPADYLQFRGSFGEASGFQSAGYRMVEILLGNRNPTLLRPFTHRPDLYGPLDAALHAPSVYDLTLRLLAARGLAIPAEVLERDPTGPHGEHPEVLAAWLTVYRDTERYWDLYELAEKLLDVEDNFRAWRFNHLTTVERTIGFKAGSGGTSGAGYLRRALSVVLFPELWQVRTSL
- a CDS encoding VOC family protein: MSTSPILDLAGITLEVNHLPRGVRFYTQVLGLDLEALDEVRQTARFRVNLAQTLTLWKPVTRQASAPRLAPLHARGASHLHYAWQIEPDDLERCKSLLDEHGLEWTEIDLGTPERPDPTVYFFDPFGHGLELRGVNRADERQPALPPVPRPCPPHALPVMGLREAAIAFSDYPAMLARLPRAYGFALAKEQPDRDFAQFTLGPEPEHDGNGTPRRWLYAWDPQVGLADMFGGDHALLQFYADVPAVLARVRAEGLPHVETGEQLAVRDPEGHVFEFLPLPK
- a CDS encoding metallophosphoesterase, producing MDLRRLAGPFDLIGDVHGCHQEVLDLLGGLDYRLNPDGQLLPPPGRTAVFLGDLTDRGPDAVGVLRLVMGMVEAGRALCVLGNHDEKLRRRLEGRRVSTDNGLGETLEQLWAEPGAFRRRVRLFLDARPAHLLLAGGRLVAAHAGLRADLQGRRTREAWAFAVYGDTTGERDEFGHPVRRDWAAAYGGAALVVYGHTPVHRARWMNNTVNIDTGCAFGGALTALRYDPHEGGEPELSLRSVRAHRVYWPSPSFAVDLADGEQL
- a CDS encoding DUF3006 domain-containing protein encodes the protein MPQDPPEPMLTGTLIVDAIEGHYARVEREDGQVEDWTLASLPCNVQEGDVIRLQVKGADLEMHLDREAAQARRTQTQAQLNVLNGNTPAGEIDL